Proteins found in one Plasmodium knowlesi strain H genome assembly, chromosome: 12 genomic segment:
- a CDS encoding kelch protein K13, putative: MEDEKIKSNSISNFSVTYERESGANSNSDDKSVSSSENESNSFMNLTSDKNEKTENNSFILNNSSFANMKDSFLESIDLSILDSNFDSKKDFLPSNLSKNFNNLSKENLGNKYLNKLLNKSDSLFMSKNKDMNLMDNNMGSNNLPVKSSNRKEGFMDSSTPINANEDNAMNNLKKYSNTNNINDTYEKKIIETELSDSSDFENMVGDLRITFINWLKKTQMNFIREKDKLFKDKKELEMERIRLYKEIENRKSIEEQKLHDERKKLDIDISNGYKQIKKEKEEHRKRFDEERLRFLQEIDKIKLVLYLEKEKYFQEYKNFENDKKKIVDANIATETMIDINVGGAIFETSRHTLTQQKDSFIEKLLSGRYHVTRDKQGRIFLDRDSELFRIILNFLRNPLTVPIPKDLSESEALLKEAEFYGIKFLPFPLVFCMGGFDGVEYLNSMELLDISQQCWRMCTPMSTKKAYFGSAVLNNFLYVFGGNNYDYKALFETEVYDRLRDTWFVSSNLNIPRRNNCGVTSNGRIYCIGGYDGSCIIPNVEAYDHRMKAWVEIAPLNTPRSSSMCVAFENKIYVIGGTNGERLNSIEVYDEKMNKWEQFPYALLEARSSGAAFNYLNQIYVVGGIDNEHNILDSVEQYQPFNKRWQFLNGVPEKKMNFGAATLSDSYIITGGENGDVLNSCHFFSPDTNEWQIGPSLLVPRFGHSVLIANI, encoded by the coding sequence ATGGaggacgaaaaaataaaatccaaTAGTATTTCCAACTTCTCTGTCACGTACGAAAGGGAATCTGGGGCCAATAGCAACAGCGACGATAAAAGTGTCAGCAGTAGCGAAAATGAGTCCAACTCGTTCATGAATTTGACAAGtgacaaaaatgagaagacaGAAAATAACAGTTTCATTTTAAACAATAGCAGTTTTGCAAATATGAAGGATAGCTTTTTGGAATCCATCGACTTGAGCATTTTAGACTCTAACTTTGATTCGAAGAAGGATTTTTTACCAAGTAATTTatcaaaaaattttaacaatttGTCGAAAGAAAATCTTGggaataaatatttaaataaattattgaATAAAAGTGACTCTTTATTTATgtcaaaaaataaagacatGAATTTAATGGACAACAACATGGGCAGTAACAACCTCCCAGTAAAGAGCAGCAATAGGAAGGAAGGCTTCATGGATTCATCCACTCCAATAAATGCTAATGAAGATAACGCAATGAATAAccttaaaaaatatagtaaTACTAATAATATTAATGATACgtatgagaagaaaataatcgAAACGGAGTTGAGTGATTCAAGTGACTTTGAAAACATGGTGGGGGATCTCAGAATCACGTTTATAAATTGGctaaaaaaaacacaaatgaATTTCATCAGAGAAAAGGACAAGCTATTTAAAGACAAAAAGGAACtagaaatggaaagaataaGACTCTacaaagaaatagaaaatagAAAGTCAATAGAAGAACAGAAACTGCAcgatgaaaggaaaaaactggATATTGATATATCAAATGGGTATAAACAaattaagaaagaaaaggaagaacacaGAAAAAGGTTCGATGAGGAAAGGTTACGATTTCTACAAGAAAtagataaaataaagttaGTCCTCtatttagaaaaagaaaagtatttCCAAGagtataaaaattttgaaaatgataaaaaaaaaattgtcgatGCTAATATCGCAACAGAAACTATGATTGATATAAATGTTGGGGGGGCCATATTCGAAACTTCTAGGCACACCCTAACACAGCAGAAGGACTCCTTTATAGAAAAATTACTAAGTGGTAGATACCACGTAACGAGGGATAAGCAAGGCAGGATATTTTTAGATCGGGATAGTGAGCTATTCAGAATCATATTAAACTTTTTAAGAAATCCACTGACTGTTCCCATTCCGAAAGATTTAAGCGAAAGTGAAGCGCTGTTAAAAGAAGCAGAATTTTATGGTATTAAATTTTTGCCTTTCCCCTTAGTTTTCTGCATGGGTGGTTTTGATGGGGTAGAGTATCTAAACTCTATGGAGCTGTTGGATATTAGCCAGCAGTGTTGGCGCATGTGTACACCCATGTCCACGAAGAAGGCATATTTCGGAAGTGCTGTGTTGAACAATTTCCTATACGTTTTTGGAGGAAATAATTATGATTATAAAGCTCTTTTTGAAACTGAGGTATATGATCGGTTGAGAGACACTTGGTTTGTTTCTAGCAATTTGAATATCCCTCGAAGAAACAATTGTGGAGTTACGTCCAACGGAAGAATCTACTGCATTGGTGGATATGATGGATCGTGTATAATCCCCAATGTGGAAGCATATGATCATAGAATGAAGGCTTGGGTAGAAATTGCCCCATTGAATACTCCAAGATCTTCGTCCATGTGTGTAGCCtttgaaaacaaaatttatgTCATCGGTGGAACGAATGGAGAAAGATTAAATTCGATTGAAGTGTATGATGAAAAGATGAACAAATGGGAGCAATTTCCGTACGCTTTGTTAGAAGCCAGAAGTTCAGGTGCAGCTTTTAACTACCTAAATCAGATATATGTTGTTGGGGGTATTGACAACGAACACAACATTTTGGACTCCGTTGAACAGTATCAACCTTTTAATAAAAGATGGCAATTTCTGAATGGAGTTCCAGagaagaagatgaatttTGGTGCAGCGACACTTTCCGATTCGTACATCATCACGGGTGGTGAAAATGGCGATGTTTTAAACTCCTGTCACTTTTTCTCTCCAGATACGAATGAATGGCAAATAGGGCCCTCCCTTCTCGTCCCCAGATTTGGACATTCCGTTTTAATTGCGAATATATGA
- a CDS encoding UDP-N-acetylglucosamine pyrophosphorylase, putative has translation MDNILKVLTQQKQLSLCEYVKRIGLGNFKNLDPTYLNDFLNKLNDIRNAPSGKDEKNEGEDAMVEEYVLEAPPLINISSIQECNEEPPNGSIFIDTYKKAKLRNELKQMGLEIIKQSEVAVLILAGGMGSRLGFNKPKGLLEITPVLKKTFFQFYFEQVKFLEEYTVAVDTVPRSHDHANGENSMGCVNRSSERGDDSPKKNIPSNGTTIYVYVMTSEYTHDETINFLEEKNFFGLKKENVKFFKQSNNYATDFNYNIVLSNQNTLLTFPGGNGDVFRALDKNQIIEDMIRKKIKYIQVVSIDNVLNKICDPVLIGFCSFFHCDVANKAVKMEDVGSMGIFCLKRATKKEAHDNAMMNEFSVCEYTEVNEYILNNPELFIYGNICHHIFSLPFLHHIVKGKLYNHMKMHRIVRKRDYYNYEEDKNGDSPLVTSSPLYCYEYFIFDVFKYAKRILSLEVSIEDEFYPIKNNDNGMTILNAQKKLSHMHRAWLERMKFTIFPNPLENLNWCEISPLVSYDGTFFFNLPSQKNVHLPFVLDSTSSS, from the coding sequence ATGGATAACATTCTTAAGGTACTTACGCAACAAAAACAGTTATCGCTGTGCGAATATGTGAAGCGTATCGGTCTAGGCAATTTCAAGAATCTTGACCCAACATATTTGAATGATTTTCTAAACAAATTGAACGATATACGGAATGCACCAAgtggaaaagatgaaaaaaatgagggggAAGATGCTATGGTGGAAGAATATGTGTTGGAGGCGCCTCCACTCATCAACATCAGTAGCATCCAAGAGTGCAATGAAGAGCCACCGAATGGGAGTATATTTATCGACACAtataaaaaagcaaaattaaGGAATGAATTAAAACAGATGGGTCTGGAAATTATTAAACAGAGTGAAGTAGCCGTTTTGATCTTAGCTGGTGGTATGGGATCCCGACTTGGATTCAATAAACCAAAGGGGTTACTAGAAATTACTCCTGTTCTGAAGAAgacatttttccaattctaTTTTGAGCAAGTGAAGTTCTTGGAAGAGTACACCGTTGCAGTTGACACGGTTCCGAGAAGCCATGATCATGCCAATGGGGAAAATAGCATGGGATGCGTTAACCGCTCAAGTGAAAGAGGGGATGattcccccaaaaaaaatatcccctCCAATGGAACGACCATATACGTCTACGTAATGACATCCGAGTACACGCATGACGAAACGATTAACtttttggaagaaaaaaattttttcggattaaaaaaagaaaatgtaaaattttttaagcaGAGCAATAATTATGCCACCGATTTTAATTACAATATTGTACTGTCCAATCAGAATACCTTGCTGACATTCCCTGGAGGAAATGGAGATGTCTTCCGTGCCCTCGACAAAAACCAAATAATTGAAGACATGATTCGAAAGAAGATAAAGTATATTCAAGTTGTAAGTATTGATAATgtgttaaataaaatatgtgatCCTGTGTTAATTggtttttgttcctttttccattgcGATGTTGCTAATAAGGCGGTTAAAATGGAAGATGTAGGATCAATGGGCATTTTTTGCCTAAAGAgggcaacaaaaaaagaggcacacGATAACGCTATGATGAACGAATTCTCCGTGTGTGAATACACAGAAGTGAACGAATACATTTTGAATAACCCAGAGCTCTTTATATATGGCAATATTTGTCaccacattttttcattaccTTTTTTGCACCATATTGTAAAGGGTAAACTTTACAACCATATGAAGATGCATAGAATAGTGCGGAAGAGGGATTACTACAATTATGAGGAGGATAAGAATGGGGACAGCCCCTTGGTAACCTCTTCCCCCCTGTATTGCTACgaatatttcattttcgatGTTTTTAAATATGCCAAAAGGATTTTATCTTTAGAAGTTTCCATAGAAGATGAATTTTAtccaataaaaaataacgacaATGGAATGACTATCCtgaatgcacaaaaaaaattaagtcaCATGCATAGAGCGTGGCTTGAAAGGATGAAGTTTACCATATTTCCTAACCCTTTGGAGAATCTCAACTGGTGCGAAATTTCTCCTCTGGTGTCTTACgatggaacttttttttttaatttgccttcacagaaaaatgtgcacCTTCCCTTTGTATTGGATTCGACTTCATCCTCCTAA